TCAAACTCCTTGCAGAAAGCACTTCAGGAAGCAAAAATCCGGCATGAAAAAACGAGTTACTTTGACCTTTCCGAAGCGATCGGTTCACATGCCCGTCACCTATCGACTGGCAAAGGATTTCAACGTGGCGGCAAATATTATTCGGGCACAGGTCACGCCCAATCAGATCGGTACGCTGGTTGTGGAACTCTCAGGAGATATCGATCAGCTCGATGCGGCGATCGACTGGATGCGGGCACAGGATATCGGCATTTCCCTCGCCAGCCGCGAAATTCTCATTGATGAGGATCTGTGTGTTCACTGCGGTCTTTGCACAGGCGTTTGTCCCACGGAAGCGTTGAGCCTCGATCGCCAGACGTTTAAGCTGACTTTCACGCGATCGAAATGTGTGGTGTGCGAGCAATGTATTCCCACCTGTCCGGTGCAGGCAATTTCTACCAACTTGTAATGGTCTGGCTGGTTAGGAGTTGATCGCCCAGCGATTCATAATCTCGATCGCCTCTTCAGCCCGAACTCGGCTATACCAAATCTCATTCGGTAAAATCAGTACCATCGGACCATTGCCGCAGCGTCCTAAACAACCGCTTCCAATTACCGGAATGTCTGAAGTTCTATGAGCCTGAAATGCAGCGAGAACCGCTTTAGAGCCTGATTTGCGGCAAGCTTGATTTTGACAAACGAGGATTGTGCGGGGAGGGCGATTGCCTTTCGAGGAAAGCTGCACCGAATCAGATGACATAAAGCTAAATGTCTTAAAAATCTTTGAAAGGTTTAATCTAATCCGCAGTTCAAAGTCCCCCTCGCGCTTAAAGCGCGGCAATTAACAAGCGGGGGATTTAGGGGGCGATGCAGGAAGTCCGCAATTGCTTAGGAAACCTGCCAACAAAGGACGCAGAATTCAAATCTCCGAAAAAGCATTAACGATATATTGCTGAAGCGTCAACTCAAACCCCCCAAACACGATCGCCTGACCCAACTCGATTACCAAAGGCAAAGAAAGCTGAGACTCGCTCGATCGCTTGATCGTACTGCGGACAGGCTTACAGGATAGCAAAGCGATATCAAAGCGGCAGGGAAGGTCTGCCAGATGGGGATGGTCGGCG
This is a stretch of genomic DNA from Leptolyngbya ohadii IS1. It encodes these proteins:
- a CDS encoding NIL domain-containing protein, with product MKKRVTLTFPKRSVHMPVTYRLAKDFNVAANIIRAQVTPNQIGTLVVELSGDIDQLDAAIDWMRAQDIGISLASREILIDEDLCVHCGLCTGVCPTEALSLDRQTFKLTFTRSKCVVCEQCIPTCPVQAISTNL
- a CDS encoding (2Fe-2S) ferredoxin domain-containing protein, which produces MSSDSVQLSSKGNRPPRTILVCQNQACRKSGSKAVLAAFQAHRTSDIPVIGSGCLGRCGNGPMVLILPNEIWYSRVRAEEAIEIMNRWAINS